The following proteins are encoded in a genomic region of Balaenoptera ricei isolate mBalRic1 chromosome 14, mBalRic1.hap2, whole genome shotgun sequence:
- the PSMD9 gene encoding 26S proteasome non-ATPase regulatory subunit 9 isoform X2: MSEKETRQSGGSPEASGVTVSDIQELIQRKEEIEAQIKANYEVLESQKGIGMNEPLVDCEGYPRADVDLYRVRTARHNIICLQNDHKALMKQVEEALHQLHARDKEKQARDLAEARREAMSHGLGQSQDLSPAQAFAIVNSISPGSPASIAGLQVDDEIVEFGSVNTQNFQSLQNIGSVVQHSEGPLNVTVIRRGEKYQLRLVPTRWAGKGLLGCNIIPLQR, from the exons ATGTCGGAGAAGGAAACGAGGCAGAGCGGAGGCTCCCCGGAGGCCAGCGGGGTGACTGTCAGCGACATACAGGAACTGATACAGCGCAAGGAGGAGATCGAGGCGCAAATCAAAGCCAATTATGAAGTGCTGGAGAGC CAAAAAGGCATCGGGATGAACGAGCCACTGGTGGACTGCGAGGGCTACCCCCGGGCAGACGTGGACCTGTACCGAGTCCGAACCGCAAGGCACAACATCATCT GCTTGCAGAACGATCACAAGGCGTTGATGAAGCAGGTGGAGGAGGCCCTGCACCAGCTGCATGCTCGCGACAAGGAGAAGCAGGCCCGGGACCTGGCTGAGGCCCGCAGGGAGGCCATGAGCCATGGCCTGGGCCAGAGCCAGGACCTCAGCCCCGCTCAGGCCTTCGCCATAGTGAACAGCATCAGCCCCGGCTCGCCTGCCAGCATCGCA GGTCTGCAAGTGGATGACGAGATAGTGGAGTTTGGCTCTGTGAACACCCAAAACTTCCAGTCGCTGCAGAACATTGGCAGTGTGGTCCAGCACAGTGAGGGG CCCCTGAATGTGACAGTGATCCGCAGAGGGGAGAAATACCAGCTTAGACTCGTGCCAACACGCTGGGCGGGAAAAGGACTGCTGGG ctgCAACATTATTCCTTTGCAAAGATGA
- the PSMD9 gene encoding 26S proteasome non-ATPase regulatory subunit 9 isoform X1, which produces MSEKETRQSGGSPEASGVTVSDIQELIQRKEEIEAQIKANYEVLESQKGIGMNEPLVDCEGYPRADVDLYRVRTARHNIICLQNDHKALMKQVEEALHQLHARDKEKQARDLAEARREAMSHGLGQSQDLSPAQAFAIVNSISPGSPASIAGLQVDDEIVEFGSVNTQNFQSLQNIGSVVQHSEGKPLNVTVIRRGEKYQLRLVPTRWAGKGLLGCNIIPLQR; this is translated from the exons ATGTCGGAGAAGGAAACGAGGCAGAGCGGAGGCTCCCCGGAGGCCAGCGGGGTGACTGTCAGCGACATACAGGAACTGATACAGCGCAAGGAGGAGATCGAGGCGCAAATCAAAGCCAATTATGAAGTGCTGGAGAGC CAAAAAGGCATCGGGATGAACGAGCCACTGGTGGACTGCGAGGGCTACCCCCGGGCAGACGTGGACCTGTACCGAGTCCGAACCGCAAGGCACAACATCATCT GCTTGCAGAACGATCACAAGGCGTTGATGAAGCAGGTGGAGGAGGCCCTGCACCAGCTGCATGCTCGCGACAAGGAGAAGCAGGCCCGGGACCTGGCTGAGGCCCGCAGGGAGGCCATGAGCCATGGCCTGGGCCAGAGCCAGGACCTCAGCCCCGCTCAGGCCTTCGCCATAGTGAACAGCATCAGCCCCGGCTCGCCTGCCAGCATCGCA GGTCTGCAAGTGGATGACGAGATAGTGGAGTTTGGCTCTGTGAACACCCAAAACTTCCAGTCGCTGCAGAACATTGGCAGTGTGGTCCAGCACAGTGAGGGG AAGCCCCTGAATGTGACAGTGATCCGCAGAGGGGAGAAATACCAGCTTAGACTCGTGCCAACACGCTGGGCGGGAAAAGGACTGCTGGG ctgCAACATTATTCCTTTGCAAAGATGA